A stretch of the Lolium perenne isolate Kyuss_39 chromosome 3, Kyuss_2.0, whole genome shotgun sequence genome encodes the following:
- the LOC139838011 gene encoding uncharacterized protein: MDWLKANKVVIDCATHSVSLPTSTGFLTYTPSQTPSVQLFALNPSSRPELASIPVVCDFPDVFPEELPGMPPDRAVEFVIELEPGTAPISKRPYKMGSNELAELKKQLDELQKLGFIQPSTSPWGCPTIFVKKKDKTDRLVVDYRPLNEKTIKNTYPLPRINELFDQLAGATVFSKMDLRSGKANVMADALSRKFYCNNLMIQESQPALYEEFRKLNLELVPQGYLANLVITQTLEDKIRKGQLRDICSKNIKENMHKPKYKSFSLDDQGTLFFQGRFVVPNDPDLRNLILKEAHDTPLSIHPGSTKMYLDINYQASLGMAPFEALYGRKCRTPLNWSETGERQIFGPDVINEAEEKPGDQAYLHVTPMRGTHRFGIKGKLAPRYIGPFKVLAKRGEVAYLLELPEKLSKVHDVFHVSQLKKCFKDPCRAVDHESIDLQEDLSYKEHPVRILDEAEHRTRNNSVKFLKVHWSHHSDKEATWEREDQLR, encoded by the exons ATGGATTGGTTGAAGGCCAACAAAGTTGTCATTGATTGCGCCACGCATTCAGTTTCTCTTCCTACTTCAACAGGATTCTTGACCTATACACCTTCCCAAAcaccttccgttcagctctttgcTTTGAATCCTAGTTCTCGTCCGGAGCTTGCGTCGATACCGGTGGTTTGCGACTTTCCTGATGTCTTTCCTGAAGAACTTCCAGGTATGCCACCTGACAGGGCTGTTGAGTTCGTCATTGAACTAGAGCCTGGAACAGCTCCTATCTCAAAGCGGCCATACAAAATGGGTTCCAATGAGTTGGCTGAACTCAAGAAGCAGCTTGATGAGTTGCAAAAACTTGGTTTCATTCAGCCAAGCACTTCTCCATGGGGATGTCCTACCATCTTCGTCAAGAAAAAGGATAAAACTGATCGATTGGTGGTTGACTACCGCCCTCTCAATGAGAAAACGATCAAGAATACATATCCTCTTCCTCGCATCAATGAGCTCTTTGATCAGCTTGCGGGTGCAACTGTGTTctctaagatggatttgagaagtg GGAAAGCTAATGTCATGGCTGATGCCCTTAGTCGCAAGTTCTATTGCAACAATCTCATGATTCAAGAAAGTCAACCTGCTCTTTATGAAGAATTCAGGAAattgaatcttgagcttgttccccAAGGCTACCTTGCAAACTTGGTGATCACGCAAACTCTTGAAGATAAGATCCGAAAAGGACAGTTGCGAGATATTTGCAGCAAGAATATCAAAGAGAATATGCACAAACCCAAGTACAAGTCTTTCTCTCTCGACGATCAAGGAACTCTCTTCTTCCAAGGTCGTTTTGTTGTTCCGAATGATCCAGACCTGAGAAACCTCATTCTCAAGGAAGCTCACGACACTCCTCTTTCTATCCATCCTGGCAGCACAAAGATGTACCTCGACATCAA ctatcaagccagtttgGGCATGGCACCCTTCGAAGCTCTCTATGGTCGCAAATGCAGAACACCTCTGAACTGGTCTGAAACTGGTGAAAGGCAAATCTTTGGCCCCGATGTCATCAACGAGGCTGAAGAAAAG CCTGGTGATCAAGCCTACCTTCATGTTACTCCTATGAGGGGCACTCATcgcttcggtatcaaaggcaagTTGGCGCCAAGATACATTGGTCCCTTCAAAGTTCTAGCAAAGCGTGGTGAAGTCGCTTACCTTCTTGAACTCCCTGAGAAGCTCTCCAAGGTGCACGATGTCTTCCACGTGTCACAGCTCAAGAAGTGCTTCAAAGATCCGTGCCGTGCAGTTGATCACGAGTCCATTGACCTCCAAGAAGATCTCTCATACAAAGAGCATCCCGTTCGGATTCTTGATGAAGCTGAACATCGAACTCGCAACAACTCTGTCAAGTTCCTCAAGGTGCACTGGTCGCACCATTCTgataaagaagcaacttgggagcggGAAGATCAACTCCGTTAG